CCCGCGACCGCAAGGCGTTCGGCAAGCCGATCCTCGATTTCCAGAACAGCCGTTTCGTGCTCGCCGACCTCAAGGCCAAATTGCAGGTCGGCTGGGCGCATCTCGACTGGGCATTGGCGCGGCACCTGAAAAAGGAGTTGACCCCCGAAGAGGGCGCGGCGGCGAAGCTGTGGCACACCGAACTTCAGTGGGAGGTCATGGACAAATGTCTCCAGCTCTTCGGCGGTGCGGGCTATATGAACGAATATCCTATCGCCCGCGCCTGGCGCGCCGCGCGCGTGACGCGCATCTTCGGTGGCACGAACGAGATCATGAAGGAACTGATCGGGCGCAAGCTCTGATCGTTTGAAATCGCAGGAAAGGAATTCTCCCATGGCTACTGCTTATATCGTCGACGCCGTCCGCACCGCGGGCGGCAAGCGCGGCGGCCGCCTCGCCGGCATTCACCCCGTCGACCTCGGCGCCGCAGTGTTCGACGCGATCGCCGACCGCAATGATTTCGACACGTCGAAGATCGACGACGTCATCACCGGCTGTGTGTCGCAGGGCGGGCAGCAGACGATGGACGTCGGCCGCAACGCCGTTCTCGCCTCGAAGCTGCCCGACGCGATCCCCGCGGTGACGATCGACCGTCAGTGCGGGTCGTCGCAGCAGGCGATCCAGTTTGCCGCGCAGGCGGTGATGTCGGGGACGCAGGACATCGTGCTTGCGAGCGGCATCGAAAGCATGACGCGCGTGCCGATGGGCAGCGTCGCGACCTTGTTCATCAAGGAAGGTCTCGGCCATTACAAGTCCGAGCGGCTCGAGGAAAAATATCCCGGCATCATGTTCAGCCAGTTCATGGGCGCCGAGATGATCGTCAAGAAATACGGCCTGACCAAGGACGACCTCGACGCCTATGCGCTCGAAAGCCACCGCCGCGGCAAGGCGGCGACCGAGGCGGGCCATTTCAAGCGCGA
This genomic interval from Sphingopyxis chilensis contains the following:
- a CDS encoding acetyl-CoA C-acetyltransferase, with product MATAYIVDAVRTAGGKRGGRLAGIHPVDLGAAVFDAIADRNDFDTSKIDDVITGCVSQGGQQTMDVGRNAVLASKLPDAIPAVTIDRQCGSSQQAIQFAAQAVMSGTQDIVLASGIESMTRVPMGSVATLFIKEGLGHYKSERLEEKYPGIMFSQFMGAEMIVKKYGLTKDDLDAYALESHRRGKAATEAGHFKREIVGVEIDTPEGRQTHLVDEGIRFDATLEGIAGVKILQEGGSITAATSSQICDGASAALVVSEQALKDHGLTPRARIHHVSVTAGDPVIMLEEPLFATERALKKAGMKIGDIDAYEVNEAFAPVPLAWLQYLGADHARLNQHGGAIALGHPLGASGTKLMATLLGVLDATGGKYGLQTMCEGGGQANVTIVERL